In Thermococcus thioreducens, a genomic segment contains:
- a CDS encoding RNA-guided endonuclease InsQ/TnpB family protein: protein MKRSVTVKLQPSKAQEKILFELAYASAVIWNKLNYQRLKQFKEFGKIDFNGTEKEAYYEFKNWIGGSTVQQLARKNAESWRSFFSPNKKKKKGGLPSWLKPRPPRFIKGEDGRKLFIIPLRNDQYRIDGNVIELRRLGKFGRLRIQFKGRIHLKGKQGRLEITYDPVKRKWYAHISIIVEEKLGGEEWVKLPRTPKGSLFAGIDLGVNNLMAVYVENGKSFLVNGRPLKSIDFYWRRKIAEYQSKLNKSGAKTSRKLKRMHEKAKLQAKHYINTAVRQTVRRLYNLGVSKIVVGYPKGIARNSDKGKKQNFLLSHVWRFNTVIQRLKEVAEEYGISVVVVNEAFTSQSCPLCGQRHSGGRISRGLFKCRREGVVMNADLVGAFNILKKVAKTITPSLPGLTVGRGNGGKAVPEGSKTRFILGLNETPQTSPSMARG, encoded by the coding sequence GAGTTAGCTTACGCTTCAGCAGTAATTTGGAACAAGCTCAACTACCAGAGGCTCAAACAATTCAAAGAATTCGGGAAAATCGACTTTAACGGAACAGAAAAGGAAGCATACTATGAGTTCAAAAACTGGATTGGCGGTTCAACAGTTCAGCAATTAGCCCGAAAGAACGCTGAAAGCTGGAGGAGTTTCTTTTCCCCCAACAAGAAGAAAAAGAAGGGGGGACTGCCCTCTTGGTTGAAACCAAGACCACCAAGGTTTATTAAGGGAGAAGACGGGAGAAAACTCTTCATTATTCCTCTCAGGAACGACCAGTACAGGATTGATGGTAACGTTATCGAGCTCAGAAGGCTCGGAAAGTTCGGTAGGCTTAGAATCCAGTTCAAGGGCAGGATACACTTGAAGGGCAAGCAGGGAAGGTTAGAAATAACTTACGACCCGGTAAAGCGGAAGTGGTACGCTCACATCAGCATTATCGTTGAGGAGAAACTTGGGGGCGAGGAATGGGTTAAACTCCCGAGAACCCCAAAAGGAAGCCTTTTCGCGGGGATTGACTTGGGAGTGAACAACTTAATGGCCGTTTACGTTGAAAACGGAAAAAGCTTCCTCGTGAACGGGAGACCACTCAAAAGTATTGACTTTTACTGGAGGAGAAAAATTGCAGAGTATCAGTCAAAACTCAACAAGTCTGGAGCTAAAACGAGCAGGAAGTTAAAAAGAATGCACGAGAAGGCTAAACTACAAGCCAAGCACTACATTAACACCGCAGTTAGACAAACTGTTAGAAGGCTTTACAATCTTGGAGTTTCTAAGATTGTCGTGGGTTATCCGAAGGGAATCGCCAGAAATTCTGATAAGGGTAAAAAGCAGAATTTTCTCCTCTCCCACGTTTGGCGGTTTAACACTGTGATTCAGCGACTCAAGGAAGTTGCTGAAGAGTATGGTATCAGCGTTGTTGTCGTTAATGAGGCCTTCACTTCGCAATCGTGCCCTCTCTGCGGCCAACGCCATTCTGGTGGAAGAATTTCCAGGGGTTTGTTTAAGTGCCGTAGAGAGGGCGTTGTTATGAATGCGGACTTAGTTGGAGCGTTTAACATTTTGAAAAAAGTTGCCAAAACCATAACCCCGAGCCTGCCGGGTTTAACGGTGGGTAGGGGTAATGGGGGCAAGGCCGTCCCCGAGGGGTCGAAGACCCGCTTTATTTTGGGCCTAAATGAGACCCCTCAAACCTCCCCGTCAATGGCGAGGGGTTAA